A region from the Vicia villosa cultivar HV-30 ecotype Madison, WI linkage group LG3, Vvil1.0, whole genome shotgun sequence genome encodes:
- the LOC131661631 gene encoding GBF-interacting protein 1-like isoform X1, which yields MSGTGSRVSIPSGVRKTIQNIKEITGNHSDDEIYAMLKECSMDPNETTQKLLFQDTFHEVKRKKDRRKENVNNRETLESHPRPGTQGRGVRGGRGNFTPHRIVHDARGGKSSVPSKDNRSNEETAKGVPPLPGSQETKSREKSSGTSSVPAIANGPTTVSSGTTNVNSSPSSTGNVDRISPSDGGNITVSKDFPSDSSDKGAKVVIESESVPSISDGLGTRPASSSAVCFSSSDPVLVPSNDSRFAGAVGAIKREVGGQRPSAELNVSNTSENKSAASEAGSSFQGKSQRKSPAVAKNHVSEAPSSSTVIHGTASVSRPSSNYNNRSQQIGGLQKGGSIKEWKPKPTHTINQASGPASVSESSVVSAEATIQLPSVSKVLDSEEAASELQKKLENLRVPPRQHVILPNHILVPESEKSKFSFGSLGINFGVATNYVTSPESEKSSTLSKVSQAIEETAGEQNSSSQNATVPSVVGDYSDNPQPLPSTVPENLSSSVEVDVSSSNIQEDNESKHVSTMPSEGNEYPVVHTPNYNLGFMPPMLETQPAQIDNSESQARDISRLPSFVVHQPFDPNYYAQYYRSGPDSDGRLSPLPSAGVTTKYNGGAPVLPTPSSQSLQEGAVLSTAGQTQHATQAAGLMQNSIATQQPLPVFRGPSGVHIPHYSPNYIPYGHYISPFYLQPPAIHQYLGNGAFPQQPQASTVYPPPSAVAANGMKYPLPQYKPGTNAANSAHYVMPAAYGAYGSSQAGNYNPNSAETAGNSTSNEDLGSSQFKENNVYLNGQQSEGSAMWVAAPGRDISSMPASSFYNLPPQGQHVTFAPTQAGHGNFAGVYHHPAQAGTAGTVHPLLQQSQTMAGAVDMVGPGGNVYQQQPQHAHINWPSNY from the exons ATGAGCGGTACTGGGTCCAGGGTTTCGATTCCGAGCGGTGTCAGGAAGACGATCCAGAATATTAAGGAGATCACGGGTAATCATAGTGATGATGAGATTTATGCAATGCTTAAGGAGTGTTCCATGGATCCCAACGAGACTACTCAGAAGCTTCTCTTTCAGG ATACATTTCACGAGGTTAAAAGAAAGAAGGACCGAAGGAAAGAG AATGTTAACAATAGAGAGACTTTGGAGTCACATCCAAGACCTGGCACCCAAGGACGTGGGGTTAGAGGTGGTCGGGGAAATTTTACACCTCATCGCATAGTGCACG ATGCTCGAGGTGGCAAGAGTTCTGTACCAAGCAAAGATAACAGGTCCAACGAAGAAACTGCAAAGGGTGTGCCTCCTTTGCCAGGTTCACAAGAGACAAAATCTAGAGAAAAAAGTTCTGGAACAAG CTCTGTTCCAGCTATTGCCAATGGGCCTACAACTGTATCATCTGGAACTACTAATGTGAATTCATCCCCTTCATCTACTGGAAATGTGGATAGGATTAGTCCATCGGATGGTGGTAATATTACTGTCAGTAAGGATTTTCCTTCTGATAGTTCAGACAAAGGTGCAAAAGTTGTTATTGAAAGTGAGTCAGTGCCTTCCATCAGTGACGGCTTAGGGACTAGACCGGCATCGTCATCAGCTGTCTGTTTCTCTTCTTCAGATCCAGTACTTGTTCCATCAAATGATTCACGTTTTGCTGGTGCTGTTGGTGCAATTAAGCGGGAAGTGGGAGGCCAACGTCCTTCCGCAGAATTAAATGTGTCCAACACGTCTGAGAACAAATCTGCTG CTTCTGAGGCTGGTAGCTCTTTCCAAGGAAAGAGTCAAAGAAAATCACCAGCAGTGGCTAAGAATCACGTTTCTGAGGCgccatcttcatcaacagtaaTACATGGGACCGCCTCAGTTAGCCGGCCATCATCCAATTACAATAACCGGTCACAACAAATAGGTGGCCTTCAGAAAG GTGGTTCTATTAAGGAGTGGAAACCAAAGCCAACACATACAATTAACCAGGCTTCCGGACCAGCTAGCGTATCCGAGTCTTCCGTTGTTTCAGCTGAAGCTACGATACAATTGCCGTCTGTGTCTAAGGTCCTTGATTCTGAGGAAGCTGCTTCTGAACTGCAGAAGAAGCTTGAGAATTTACGCGTTCCACCACGTCAACATGTCATTCTTCCAAACCATATTTTGGTTCCTGAATCTGAAAAGAGCAAGTTTAGCTTTGGGAGCCTGGGAATCAATTTTGGGGTTGCTACAAATTATGTTACCAGCCCAGAGAGCGAAAAGAGTTCAACTCTTTCCAAAGTTTCTCAGGCTATTGAAGAAACTGCAGGGGAGCAGAACTCAAG CAGTCAAAATGCTACAGTTCCGTCTGTGGTCGGAGATTATTCTGACAACCCACAACCACTCCCTTCTACTGTACCAGAAAATTTGTCATCATCCGTGGAGGTGGATGTCTCATCCAGTAATATTCAAGAGGATAATGAGTCCAAACACGTTTCAACTATGCCATCTGAAGGTAATGAATACCCAGTGGTGCATACTCCGAACTACAATTTAGGTTTCATGCCCCCAATGTTGGAAACACAGCCTGCACAAATTGATAATTCTGAGTCTCAGGCACGAGATATTTCTCGGCTTCCAAGCTTTGTT GTTCATCAGCCGTTTGATCCTAATTACTACGCCCAGTATTACCGCTCTGGTCCTGATAGTGACGGCCGTCTTTCTCCTTTACCTTCTGCCGGGGTTACAACCAAGTACAATGGCGGTGCTCCAGTGCTTCCTACACCAAGTTCTCAGTCTCTTCAAGAG GGAGCTGTTTTGTCCACAGCTGGTCAGACACAACATGCGACTCAAGCTGCTGGGCTGATGCAAAACTCAATAGCTACTCAGCAGCCTCTCCCCGTATTTCGAGGACCGAGTGGGGTTCATATTCCTCATTACTCTCCTAATTACATTCCGTATGGTCATTATATTTCACCATTCTATCTCCAACCTCCAGCAATCCATCAATATTTGGGTAACGGTGCATTTCCTCAACAGCCTCAGGCCAGCACTGTATATCCACCTCCTTCCGCTGTAGCTGCAAACGGGATGAAATATCCCCTTCCACAGTACAAACCTGGAACAAATGCAGCTAACTCAGCTCATTATGTAATGCCAGCTGCCTATGGCGCATATGGCTCCTCCCAAGCTGGTAATTATAATCCTAATTCTGCAGAAACTGCAGGGAATTCGACCTCTAATGAGGATCTCGGTTCATCCCAGTTCAAGGAAAACAATGTATACCTCAATGGACAGCAG AGTGAAGGTTCGGCAATGTGGGTTGCTGCACCAGGTCGAGACATTTCCAGTATGCCCGCTAGTTCATTCTACAACCTTCCACCTCAGGGTCAGCATGTGACTTTTGCCCCGACACAAGCTGGCCACGGCAACTTTGCTGGCGTCTATCACCACCCTGCACAAGCAGGGACAGCCGGGACAGTTCATCCACTTCTGCAACAATCACAGACAATGGCGGGAGCTGTCGATATGGTAGGTCCCGGTGGAAATGTTTATCAGCAACAACCTCAGCATGCACATATAAATTGGCCAAGTAACTACTGA
- the LOC131661631 gene encoding GBF-interacting protein 1-like isoform X2 — protein MSGTGSRVSIPSGVRKTIQNIKEITGNHSDDEIYAMLKECSMDPNETTQKLLFQDTFHEVKRKKDRRKENVNNRETLESHPRPGTQGRGVRGGRGNFTPHRIVHDARGGKSSVPSKDNRSNEETAKGVPPLPGSQETKSREKSSGTSSVPAIANGPTTVSSGTTNVNSSPSSTGNVDRISPSDGGNITVSKDFPSDSSDKGAKVVIESESVPSISDGLGTRPASSSAVCFSSSDPVLVPSNDSRFAGAVGAIKREVGGQRPSAELNVSNTSENKSAASEAGSSFQGKSQRKSPAVAKNHVSEAPSSSTVIHGTASVSRPSSNYNNRSQQIGGLQKGGSIKEWKPKPTHTINQASGPASVSESSVVSAEATIQLPSVSKVLDSEEAASELQKKLENLRVPPRQHVILPNHILVPESEKSKFSFGSLGINFGVATNYVTSPESEKSSTLSKVSQAIEETAGEQNSSQNATVPSVVGDYSDNPQPLPSTVPENLSSSVEVDVSSSNIQEDNESKHVSTMPSEGNEYPVVHTPNYNLGFMPPMLETQPAQIDNSESQARDISRLPSFVVHQPFDPNYYAQYYRSGPDSDGRLSPLPSAGVTTKYNGGAPVLPTPSSQSLQEGAVLSTAGQTQHATQAAGLMQNSIATQQPLPVFRGPSGVHIPHYSPNYIPYGHYISPFYLQPPAIHQYLGNGAFPQQPQASTVYPPPSAVAANGMKYPLPQYKPGTNAANSAHYVMPAAYGAYGSSQAGNYNPNSAETAGNSTSNEDLGSSQFKENNVYLNGQQSEGSAMWVAAPGRDISSMPASSFYNLPPQGQHVTFAPTQAGHGNFAGVYHHPAQAGTAGTVHPLLQQSQTMAGAVDMVGPGGNVYQQQPQHAHINWPSNY, from the exons ATGAGCGGTACTGGGTCCAGGGTTTCGATTCCGAGCGGTGTCAGGAAGACGATCCAGAATATTAAGGAGATCACGGGTAATCATAGTGATGATGAGATTTATGCAATGCTTAAGGAGTGTTCCATGGATCCCAACGAGACTACTCAGAAGCTTCTCTTTCAGG ATACATTTCACGAGGTTAAAAGAAAGAAGGACCGAAGGAAAGAG AATGTTAACAATAGAGAGACTTTGGAGTCACATCCAAGACCTGGCACCCAAGGACGTGGGGTTAGAGGTGGTCGGGGAAATTTTACACCTCATCGCATAGTGCACG ATGCTCGAGGTGGCAAGAGTTCTGTACCAAGCAAAGATAACAGGTCCAACGAAGAAACTGCAAAGGGTGTGCCTCCTTTGCCAGGTTCACAAGAGACAAAATCTAGAGAAAAAAGTTCTGGAACAAG CTCTGTTCCAGCTATTGCCAATGGGCCTACAACTGTATCATCTGGAACTACTAATGTGAATTCATCCCCTTCATCTACTGGAAATGTGGATAGGATTAGTCCATCGGATGGTGGTAATATTACTGTCAGTAAGGATTTTCCTTCTGATAGTTCAGACAAAGGTGCAAAAGTTGTTATTGAAAGTGAGTCAGTGCCTTCCATCAGTGACGGCTTAGGGACTAGACCGGCATCGTCATCAGCTGTCTGTTTCTCTTCTTCAGATCCAGTACTTGTTCCATCAAATGATTCACGTTTTGCTGGTGCTGTTGGTGCAATTAAGCGGGAAGTGGGAGGCCAACGTCCTTCCGCAGAATTAAATGTGTCCAACACGTCTGAGAACAAATCTGCTG CTTCTGAGGCTGGTAGCTCTTTCCAAGGAAAGAGTCAAAGAAAATCACCAGCAGTGGCTAAGAATCACGTTTCTGAGGCgccatcttcatcaacagtaaTACATGGGACCGCCTCAGTTAGCCGGCCATCATCCAATTACAATAACCGGTCACAACAAATAGGTGGCCTTCAGAAAG GTGGTTCTATTAAGGAGTGGAAACCAAAGCCAACACATACAATTAACCAGGCTTCCGGACCAGCTAGCGTATCCGAGTCTTCCGTTGTTTCAGCTGAAGCTACGATACAATTGCCGTCTGTGTCTAAGGTCCTTGATTCTGAGGAAGCTGCTTCTGAACTGCAGAAGAAGCTTGAGAATTTACGCGTTCCACCACGTCAACATGTCATTCTTCCAAACCATATTTTGGTTCCTGAATCTGAAAAGAGCAAGTTTAGCTTTGGGAGCCTGGGAATCAATTTTGGGGTTGCTACAAATTATGTTACCAGCCCAGAGAGCGAAAAGAGTTCAACTCTTTCCAAAGTTTCTCAGGCTATTGAAGAAACTGCAGGGGAGCAGAACTCAAG TCAAAATGCTACAGTTCCGTCTGTGGTCGGAGATTATTCTGACAACCCACAACCACTCCCTTCTACTGTACCAGAAAATTTGTCATCATCCGTGGAGGTGGATGTCTCATCCAGTAATATTCAAGAGGATAATGAGTCCAAACACGTTTCAACTATGCCATCTGAAGGTAATGAATACCCAGTGGTGCATACTCCGAACTACAATTTAGGTTTCATGCCCCCAATGTTGGAAACACAGCCTGCACAAATTGATAATTCTGAGTCTCAGGCACGAGATATTTCTCGGCTTCCAAGCTTTGTT GTTCATCAGCCGTTTGATCCTAATTACTACGCCCAGTATTACCGCTCTGGTCCTGATAGTGACGGCCGTCTTTCTCCTTTACCTTCTGCCGGGGTTACAACCAAGTACAATGGCGGTGCTCCAGTGCTTCCTACACCAAGTTCTCAGTCTCTTCAAGAG GGAGCTGTTTTGTCCACAGCTGGTCAGACACAACATGCGACTCAAGCTGCTGGGCTGATGCAAAACTCAATAGCTACTCAGCAGCCTCTCCCCGTATTTCGAGGACCGAGTGGGGTTCATATTCCTCATTACTCTCCTAATTACATTCCGTATGGTCATTATATTTCACCATTCTATCTCCAACCTCCAGCAATCCATCAATATTTGGGTAACGGTGCATTTCCTCAACAGCCTCAGGCCAGCACTGTATATCCACCTCCTTCCGCTGTAGCTGCAAACGGGATGAAATATCCCCTTCCACAGTACAAACCTGGAACAAATGCAGCTAACTCAGCTCATTATGTAATGCCAGCTGCCTATGGCGCATATGGCTCCTCCCAAGCTGGTAATTATAATCCTAATTCTGCAGAAACTGCAGGGAATTCGACCTCTAATGAGGATCTCGGTTCATCCCAGTTCAAGGAAAACAATGTATACCTCAATGGACAGCAG AGTGAAGGTTCGGCAATGTGGGTTGCTGCACCAGGTCGAGACATTTCCAGTATGCCCGCTAGTTCATTCTACAACCTTCCACCTCAGGGTCAGCATGTGACTTTTGCCCCGACACAAGCTGGCCACGGCAACTTTGCTGGCGTCTATCACCACCCTGCACAAGCAGGGACAGCCGGGACAGTTCATCCACTTCTGCAACAATCACAGACAATGGCGGGAGCTGTCGATATGGTAGGTCCCGGTGGAAATGTTTATCAGCAACAACCTCAGCATGCACATATAAATTGGCCAAGTAACTACTGA